GTCGAGGTACGCCGGCACGAGCGGCGGCAGGCCGAGCGCCTCCGACATGAAGTCCGGCGGCAGCCGCCCGTTGCAGAACCGCCCCGTGGCGGCGCCCAGGTCCCGCCCGTACGGCGGGAAGTTGCTCTTCAGCATCGTCGCCACCACGTTATTGTTCCCCGTGTCCACCGTCGAGTCCCCGAACACGATCACCGCCGgcaccttcgccgccgccgccgccgccaccttcttaggcgccgccgccatcttcttCGCCGCAGGCAACCACGCCGACTCGCGTTCGCgggcctccacgccgccggcgaacgcGGCCAGAACAAGaagcgccgccgacgccgccgccgccgcggcgagcgccgccgtcgacgacgacatcGTCGAGCACTCTGAGGTGGTGCGGGGGAGTGTGTGGTGTGGGTGTACGTgctcgcgcgcggcgcgccatTAAATACagaggcgaggcgaggtggTGGGGCCACGAAGACAGAGGGGGTGACGTGCGTGCGGTGTACGGTGTACAGTATACAGTAGAGTGGCTGCGTGTACCCTACACTGTGACGTGTGTAAACTGGTTGAGATGGCTTTTCAAGGTTGCATCGAGGGGCGCATGATCGCTCTCGCTTTGTTAGATGATGCGAAAAATTATCGATGTTAGTTGGGAAAGTGGTATGTTTGGCATGGTAATATTGAACTCATGTACTTTACATCATAAATGTGTTACGATTTTCACGATAATAATAACTAGAGTAAGGTTatatttagttcacactaaaattgaaagtttggttgtaattggaacgatgcgacagaaaagttggaagtttgtgtgtgtaggaaagttttgacgtgatggaaaagttggaagtttagaaaaaaaaaactttaaaactaaacacggcgtaaaACAGATGACAACTATATTAAAGAAGGACACGGTGCACATAATAGTTACGCGGCATAGTAGGTAGCTATACTATTGTGACAATATCTTATTCTATTGTGTGGTAAAACATAATGTTGTTGGAGCTAAatctaattaatctattttaagtCTTAGCCTAAACATGATCACTTCTGTTTAATGCAGAAATTGTTGATTCGCTGCCTAAGGATGAAGCCATTGAAACCACTTGTTGATTTCTTTCCTTTCATTCTTCTCCTTTCGCCTTTctctgtttcttcttcttccttcttatGTTTCCTTCTTCATCTTGCATGAGATGCCTCATGAGTCCCTTTCAGCATCAAAATCGATAAGGAGATTAGTTTATGGCTTTAGGGTTAGAGAGAGTTCGGGTTTTCCCTCTGCCtattttcttctttcctttttgttGCGATACTGGTGGGGCTCGGAGTTTATCTCCAATTTAAATTAGAATCTATTTGGTAccaatcacaaaaaaaaacatatataatttatCTTTTAATTTGTTTCATGTTAGGAAAGAAAACCGGTAACATTGTATCCCTTCCCTAATCTTATCGGTAGTAAACCAGCAAATCAACCAACAAATGTAGCGTCTCTATTGTTTTGACGTAGATTACAAACAATGGTAGTATATTGTCTCTGCATTGTGATGGTTTTTAAGAGAGATGTGATATTATTgtgtaaaatgtcaaaatcaaactaaatcaaattacattatttttttaaaaaaaaatggtatatcGAAAAGATATTTGCAGTAGCCTTGAGGATACAACTAACTGTGTCTAGTTTTACTAAATCTTTGCTGAAATTTTTTAAGGCTCTGGCGCTCTGCTAAAGTTTTGCTCCAACGTCAACTTAGTCATTGGCATaacatttttatcaaaatttgtttTATGGCCTATCAGATCTACACAAAACGTCATACATGTGGATGCGATGTCCCACCAAACATCTAACTTTCCCATAATCCATGAGATTACGAAAATATTGGTCAAAGGACTTATATTAGGCCACTCGAGAAAATGGAAGCACATGCCATTTGAACAAAACAGAACGTCAGCAACCAAATTGAGCATAAAGCCAAACATAAAATGACTAATCTCCCAAAATAAAGTAGACTAATCAATCATTAAACAGTTGTAACATATTCATGGGAAAGTTCacttcacttaattatttttcCCTATACAAATGTGAGTACTACATACTATTTTCATGGCACATGCTTCGATTGAATCTTTAATGTTCTAGAGAAGTCCTAACTGAATAGATCCAATGTACTCTTGCCTACAGTATATGCTCATAGTAGAGACCATGGATGTGATTTCCATATGTCCGTGGTCATATGGTACTACATATGATTTCCTGTAATAAAGGATACACATGCTCATGGGCCATCCATCCAACAACACTGACCTTGATGACCACACACTGCGCGTCTGCGCCCACACAAagctctcttctctccttcatATGCATGTGACAAATGACTGACAAGAGCTTCAATTTGTCAAACATCATGGATGGAttatttcttcttcatcttaAATTAGCAACCTAAAATCAGATTggatatttattattattatgaatctaaacaaattaaaaaaatattcaaaccggtttaaaattattttcaggTGGATGTAACACATCcgtctatccagattcattgtaataGGATGTGTTACattcacccaaaatcccttatattataagacggagggagtatattttgagatgaatgcaatactaagggtgtgtttagttctttgggtttaaagtttttgaagtatacggacacacatttgaagtattaaacgtagactaataacaaaacaaattatagattccgcatgtaaaccgcgagacgaatttattaagcctaattaatctgtcattagtaaatgtttactgtagcatcacattgtcaaatcatggcgtaattagactcaaaagattcgtctcgcaatttacatacaaactgtgcaattggtttttttttcatccacatttaatgctccatgcatgtgtctaaacatttgatataactttttttgccaaaagttttttttaatctaaataAGGCCTAACTAAATCAAATCTCTGCATGATCAATCGGTGTCAAATCAAAGTTGATCGACTGATCAATTGCTTCAACGTTGATCCGACTGCAGTCGATCGCTTTCCTGCGCCTTACTTCGCATTAACCGATTTTTTTTCCCCCGACAGATCGATCAAATCCACATGCATCACACACATCACCATCAGTATTACTAGTATCTCCTTGATCAATCTGTCAACGAGATAGAATATCGTGTGCGACAACTCATTGGACGTCTACGTACATACTAGGTTGGAAATTAAACCATACTAGTACTAACTAGGATCATGCAGCATGCATGCGTGCAGAATCAGTGGGTTGATGGTTAAGTGGCGCCAACTGCCGGACATAAAGGTTGTTTTATTTGGTTTCGTATCGCCATCGCTGCTTTATTGTGTGCAGTTAGCCGCGATCCAGGTGACACCAGCGAGCGACGGCACATATATGCAGAGGCTGCAGGTAGGCAGAGCGACGTACTGGTACGATCGACATGCGTGGTCATGCCAGCATGCATCTTAATGGGTGatggctagcttagctagcttcaCAGAGACACAGAGTTTGTACTCTTATCTTTTCTGTCTGATTGTTCtgatattctctttttttttatgaaattggTTAGCAGGTTAAGATGATGAAATTAAGTGATCTGTTTGGGGAGTGTCAAGGAGCCGTAGCTTCCCCTGGAATCCCAACTCTTTCAAACAGATTCTCACATAAAtgctaaaaatatatttgataaggtttcaacttttaaatttaacttcaagAGTATTCAAGAATGTCAAGGAGCCGTAACTTTAATTCCTCAGAATCCCCAACTCTGTGAAACATATAGATTCTCATATATAACTTCTAAGAATATGTTTGATAAGAtttcaactcctaaatttaactttaaGAGTCTTCTAAGTATAGATTCTCATATAACTTCTAAGAATATGTTTGATAAGGTTCCAACGTCTAAACCAACTTCATCTCTCtggtttattttgtgagagtaCTTTGAAGTTCGAACTGCCAAACAAACCCATAATTCAGAAACTATTGAGTCCAGATTGATAACCTTTCCTAAACATGGACTAGACTGTGATTAGAAGCTAGAACCGAAATAACTTTCAAGCTAAAATTAGCTGCAGCAATGCAGGGAAGTGATCTGACGACCTCCCGTTCGCTAGCTTCTCCCCTGAAAACCAGGGCAGCCACCCAGAAATTCTCCTTCGCCATGCAGAGTTGCAGCCTTATAATCTCGCCGTCTCGCGTTGAATTTGGCTAACTTAGTGTAATAATcgcgcatcgatcgatcgaacagcgagcggtggtggtggtatatatggcggcgagcgcgcagacgtgggtggtggtggcggcgctggcgctggtgatgctgccgcggcggccggcggtggtgggggcggagtcggtggcggcggcgacggcggagaagtCGATGGGGATCGGCGGCGCCGGGAAGCCCAAGTGCCAGCCGGGCGCCGCGACGGGGCCGTGCCGCGTCGGCGCGGTGCACGACCCGGAGAactcggaggaggaggggctgTTCAGCATGAGggccaccccgccgccgaccgccgcgccgccggccgacgaGGACTACTTCGACCCCGACCTCTccaacgacgacgacctcgtcgtcctcggccACTGAATTGAACGGCGTGTGGTTTGGTTGTGATCGATCGACTGATCGGCAATGGATCTCATCGGCTGGGTGCTAACTGTGGGGTTAATTTTGTGTGTGCTTGTTGTTTGATGAATTTATGATGAAGGTAACTGATTGTTTGTTGTTGATTATATGTTATGTGTACTAGTGGTACTAATTAGCTAGTGTTAATGGCTAATTGTGAGCTTCATACGATTATGTGATcgattaatcatgcatctgtgTTGTGGATTTGCCTAGTAAACCATCCTTGTTAGTCCTAAAGACAAAAATATACGAAGTTGGTCCAACAAAACGGCCTAAGGTAGGGCCCAATTGCAAAATATCCTTGAAATAGTCCATAGTATATCCCTCGACTATGGGTCGAGTTTAATTTGCCTCCCTTGTCTCAATTAATACATGTTCATTTTGCGTCCCCAAACGTTTACGATAGTGCTTTGTCTTAtatgcactactagaaaaagcattttagCATAAGTTGGAAGATTAATTTTCCAGCCGGATATGACCCTCGAAGCAAAATGGCCACCTAGGAAAATGTAAACTAGGGTGAAGCTCAccgtccgcctgcaaaaatatatACCTTTATTTTCGTAGGTGaacctgaaaaaaaatatgatttttgcaggcggaaccatatgtggtccgcctgcaaaactcatgcctcccaaaaaaaatctagtcatccttatcttctcctccaccatccttatcctctcctctccaccactcatttccctcccctcctctctctctctctctctcacacacttgGCAGAAAATCCTCCGCCTCCATCCCTCCTTCGCCGTCggctccctcctccccgcctccgccgctagCTCCCTCCTCGACGATGATGACGACCGCGACGCCGCCAGCTCCCCTCGGGCGTGACGGACGACCTTCGCGACGCCGTGAAGCTGCGGATCCACcagctcccctcctccctcctccctcctccccgcctcTACCACCAGCTCCCTTCCTCGCCGTcagctccctcctccccacctccgccgccagctccctcctcgacgacgacgacgaccttcaCAACGCTGCAAAGCTACGGATCCaccggctcccctcctccccgcctccgccgccggctcccctcctcgccgtcggctccctcctccccgccggctCCCCTCGGCTGTGATGACGATGACATTCGCGACGCCGCGAAACTGTGGATCCaccggctcccctcctccccacctTCGCCGCCGACTCCCCTCCTTGTCGTCGACTCCCCTCCTTGCCGTcgactccctcctccctcctctccaccgacgcgacgacgacgactgccgCCATCACGACGACTATCACGACCACGATGCGACCACGGCGTCgacgcgacgacggcgccgacgctTGTGGGGGCTGCGGCGGACGAAGGAGGAAAGCCGTCGTCGGCCggagggagaggccggcggcggtggcggtgcgtctttttttttatttgccgaAATGTTCTTTGCAGGCGGGTGAATCTACCGCTTTCGAAAATGTCGTCCGCCTGCGAAAGTCATCTATTGTTGCATGCGTTTGCTTGCAGGCGGAATGCCCGTCCGCCTGAAAAGACAGATTTGGCCCGCATGCAAAAAcctttttttctagtagtggtggATGATGAGTGGGGCTACAAGTTGATCACACGAGAAGGAaggacgagagagagagggatacTGAATGACATGGCAACAAGCTAGGACCCGATTGTCGATTCGCCCTCTTGCCCACGTCAAGCAGCGAGAACCTTGTTGACACTTTACCCTCCCACCCATGATCATCATCGTCACCGACTATATCCAATGCTTGCGCAGCCAGCTTCGAAGATAAGCAAGGCAAGCCAGCCGCCGATTTGGAGCTAAGCCGATCATCCCTAAGGCCATCGAGGGATGAGCTTGCGTTGTCGTCCTCTACCCAAGCACACGGCAGAGCTGGCCAAGACGAGAAGAGGATGGTGGTGGAGAAGGCAGGGATAGATCCAAAAAGAACTAATAGATGGGGCTGAACAaattaactatacaaaactatACTCCGTAGTCACCTCTTCTAATGAATACATGACAAAATTTCAGTGAGAGTTTCATGGGGCTCTTATGATTGCAACGCCGGTAGTGGGGGGTTAAGATCCCATAGCCCAATGGTAGATCCACCCCTGGGAGAACAGATCCTTGTCTGCTCTCATCGACGCCTGGCTATTGGGCATGCAAAAGCGGTGCAGCAATGTGGCCGTCGTCGTCACGCGTGGCCGCTAGCCTTCCCGATGTTGGACCTACTAGCAGTGTTCCTCGGCCGATCAGCTCTGGACTCGttggcggcagcggcacggcGGTGACACCAGGTGCACGGCGGAGACGGTGACTCCGTCGCCAAGGCACGAGTAGGACCAAGCCAAGTGACCAGCCAACCACTAACGCGATAGggccgacgacgacaacgatcAAGAAGGGGAGGCGCATTGGGAGAGGAAGATAGCGGCACATTATATTGGTCAGAGTGGAAAACAAAAGCTCTCATTGCCAGTCACCCGCCAACGTTGTCACCTTCCCGTGGTTGGGCTGCCTAGCTCGAGAGTCGAGACTGCCTCCGTAACAAGCTCCTTGTCGAGAGAAAtaaaaaaggaggagagagtaGGAAGGGATGAAATATTTCACTGGGacctaccattttttttaaaaaaaaaacaaacatgactggaatgccacataagcatcaCATTTGATGAAAACCGGATCAACGTGCCACGTAGGCCACATCAGCTGAAACCAATGTCAATACTTTCGAGGGATTTAATTTATGCTGCTTTTAGAAATTATGGATCTGATTTTACAGTTAATTGACACGAATGTAACTCGGGCCATAGTCAAGAGAACCTGAAGTGGACATTTTCCAAATAAGAATAAGTTcatcggaggtccctcaacttaataGCAAGATTTTTTAAGATCCCTTAACTACAAAACCATAAATATATACACTAAACTCACACAAACGGTGCACCCAAGGTCCTATGGCAGTATGTAtcggtggtttcgctgacgtggcatcctagtcagcaaagagggtataaaaaatttatgcggcccacatgtcatcctcactcctcccctcttctctctatcctctctcttcAGCAGGGCAGGTGGAGCGGTGTCGGGTGCTCCGACGGCGCACCAAGCAGAGCggagaggggtggcggcggtggggtgcGGAGGAGACCTAGGCAGGACAGCGAGAACGACGAAGACGTGGTGGGCGGAGCTCGCCTGCCGCTGCTACGCTCCTCCCCCGGCCACCTCCGCAGTTGCTGCTCCCTCCTCCACCCAACTCTACCTACCGGCTacgctcctcctccggcggccgACGGAGCAAAGCGGGGGCGGCGGCTGGTGAAGGGGAAGGAGCCGCGGGTTGAGGCGAGGTGGGAGGCCGCCACGTTAGctccggcaacggcgacggcatCGGCATCGTGGTGAGGGGTAGGCAGCTCGGGGTCAGGGGCTTTGACGACAGGCGGCTTGGGATCAGGATCAACGGAGAGGGATGGGGTGAAAAGGACCATCCCCTCGAAGAGTGAGTCCGCATAGCTGCTGACCCATgcatcatcgccgccgccgtcgtcatggGACGCCATCAGCGGCGAGGTGAGGTCTTGAGGGCCCGCTCTGCTAGCTGCACGCTCGCGGGTCTGCTCCGACCGCACGCTCAcctgtcgcactctcgcagatGCTCCACCGccgaagagaaagagagagaagggagagagggaggatgaagaaggaaggtgagaccttattttttatttctaatgccacctaagcgttacgtcaacgccacgtggaaaGAAGACCGAATCAATACTGGGCAGTAGGCGTCACGttagcgaaaccgccctccaaaacctccaaggagtcaaattgcagtggttttaagagttgggtagtcgagatatccggttttgtagtttagagtcacggattagatttcgatcactttcgagggtcatgaagtgaacttatttcgcTACAAAATACTCGCGGCCCATCTATAAAATACTCGAGTACTAGCTATCATGTGCTATTATGGACCAGCATGGGCTCTAGGAGGGCTTTGATGGGAAACTCTCGCGAGCTCCCCAACCCAACCGGCCGTCCGACGGAGTCCTTCGCGCATCGCGCGCGCGAAAGCCGagccgcgcacgcgcgcgcggggaggtcGGGAGCGTGTCGCcggtgcgcgcgcgccgcggcgcgcggaGCGGAGCGGCACGCGCGGCCGGGGAAACGGCGTGATCGATCCCGCGAATCGCGTCGTGGTGGTGGGCGCCGCGCGTCGTACGCGAGCCGGGGGGGCGATAACGTACGGTGGGATCAAAGGGATTAACTACTAAACGTTCATAAGTATAGTTAAGTTTCTTTTTCACGATCCACACTACATTTATGTTAAATTATAATGGtttaataatattttatattccatttaaaatagagaaaaaaattataatctaAATGTTATCAGCATAACTGTTAATTTAACTGTTAATTTAGATTCATAGATTTGTTAAGTGAGAAATGCCCAGCTAAAAAATCCTAGACACGGAGCTATGCCAAATAGAGTTAGTGTGCACGTGTGCGTAAATGCATTCGAAAATAGCATAGAGCTATGTTCTTTGAACAACTTTCCCAACTTCATTTTATCGTTTTCtacgcgcacacttttcaaactattaaaatgtatattttttcaaaaaagtttctatataaaagttattttaaaaaatcatattaatctatttttaagttttttagctaatactctcATGTGCTAATAAGATATCTCGTTTTCTGTGTGAAGGAAATTTGTTCCCAACACAAGGAAACGAACACAGCCGTCAGCTTCTTGCATGCTTATTTAATTAGGTTATGGTATATTTTGATGGAAGAATTTT
The Oryza sativa Japonica Group chromosome 6, ASM3414082v1 DNA segment above includes these coding regions:
- the LOC4341605 gene encoding uncharacterized protein, giving the protein MAASAQTWVVVAALALVMLPRRPAVVGAESVAAATAEKSMGIGGAGKPKCQPGAATGPCRVGAVHDPENSEEEGLFSMRATPPPTAAPPADEDYFDPDLSNDDDLVVLGH